One Nostoc sp. UHCC 0302 DNA window includes the following coding sequences:
- a CDS encoding UPF0182 family protein, with protein sequence MFGKSSFRVLIVFLGLWLLLDLGSRLGAEILWFQEVGYLQVFLLRVETRGVLWVLVVGVTATYLLGNFLLAQRLKYSKSLKIEEIRREEAELSSELKNFLSPQYRRRDEISKSEAQRFKPLKLGWLLPIALALSLLVGLMLVHYGQIAFSYWHYSDSKANLPIPVLFRPETIWLLGKQIISQVWYISLVVGVAIALLLYPQFLLTAIAFVFTLMLGLILSQHWARVLQYFHHTPFNNTEPLFGKDISFYIFSLPVWELLEFWLMGLFLYTFLSVALTYLLSADSLSQGIFPGFSPQQQRHLYGVGGLLMLVIALSYWISRYELVYSSRGVSYGASYTDVTTQLPTYTVLCVLAVAIATYLLWRTVFWRRQSKYRQLVFYGLAVYLGMVIVAGFILPEAMQYLIVQPNELQREQPYIQRTIALTRQAFDLEAIDVKTFNPKGTLTEADIKANDLTIRNIRLWDERPLLETNRQLQQIRPYYRFPDADIDRYTLETDITRRTAPQKPPVPEQETVETQRRQVLIAARELDYTAVPQEAQTWVNRHLIYTHGFGFTVSPVNTVGAGGLPEYFVKDISGENSTLTTSSPAIRDSVPIGQPRIYYGEITNNYVVTGTRVRELDYPSGSDNIYNSYEGVGGVQIGLWWRRWLFATYLRDWRMVLTRDFSPETKLLFRRNIKQRIQAIAPFLQFDSDPYLVTANANSNNNQEFPGNKNYLYWIIDAYTTSDHYPYSDTGSEGINYIRNSVKVVVDAYHGTVNFYITDTRDPIIATWSAIFPQMFKPLSAMAVNLQSHIRYPVDFFKIQSERLMTYHMTDPQVFYNREDQWQIPNEIYGSEARPVEPYYLITSLPTVPYVGAASRREEFLLFLPYTPKQRTNLIAWLAARSDGKNYGKLVLYTFPKERLIYGTEQIEARINQDPVISQQISLWNRQGSRAIQGNLLVIPIEQSLLYVEPIYLEATQNSLPTLVRVVVAYENRIVMTQTLEQALQAIFKPEVTPAPAIIRPFEEAAPSG encoded by the coding sequence ATGTTTGGGAAATCGAGCTTTCGAGTATTAATAGTATTCTTAGGGCTGTGGTTACTCTTGGATTTGGGTTCCCGGCTAGGAGCAGAAATTCTCTGGTTTCAGGAAGTCGGCTACTTACAAGTGTTTCTGCTGCGGGTGGAAACTCGTGGTGTTTTGTGGGTACTGGTGGTGGGTGTAACTGCTACCTATTTATTGGGAAACTTCTTGTTAGCACAACGGCTAAAATATTCTAAATCTTTGAAAATTGAGGAAATCAGGCGTGAGGAAGCAGAACTCAGCAGCGAACTCAAAAACTTTCTTAGTCCTCAGTATCGAAGACGTGATGAAATAAGCAAATCTGAAGCCCAACGTTTTAAACCTTTAAAATTAGGCTGGTTGTTACCTATAGCTTTAGCATTGAGCTTGTTAGTTGGCTTAATGCTAGTTCACTACGGACAAATAGCTTTCTCTTACTGGCATTATTCAGATAGCAAGGCTAACTTACCAATTCCCGTATTGTTCCGACCAGAGACAATTTGGCTATTGGGAAAACAAATTATCTCCCAAGTATGGTATATCAGCTTGGTTGTAGGAGTTGCGATCGCTCTTCTTCTTTACCCTCAATTTTTACTAACAGCGATCGCATTTGTGTTCACTCTCATGCTTGGGCTAATACTTTCCCAGCACTGGGCAAGAGTGTTGCAATATTTCCACCATACTCCTTTCAATAATACTGAGCCTTTATTTGGAAAAGACATCAGCTTCTATATATTTTCCCTACCTGTCTGGGAGCTACTAGAATTCTGGCTGATGGGATTATTTTTATATACTTTCCTTAGCGTTGCCCTTACTTATCTTTTATCCGCAGACAGCCTCAGTCAAGGAATTTTTCCAGGGTTTTCACCACAGCAGCAACGCCATTTGTACGGTGTGGGTGGCTTGCTGATGCTGGTAATTGCCCTCAGCTATTGGATTAGTCGTTATGAATTAGTTTATTCCAGCCGTGGAGTAAGTTATGGTGCTAGTTACACTGATGTGACAACACAATTGCCGACTTATACCGTCTTGTGTGTTTTAGCAGTGGCGATCGCAACTTACCTACTTTGGCGAACAGTTTTCTGGCGACGCCAGTCTAAATATCGGCAATTAGTATTTTATGGCTTAGCGGTTTATTTAGGAATGGTGATAGTAGCTGGTTTTATTCTGCCCGAAGCAATGCAATATTTAATTGTCCAGCCAAATGAATTGCAACGGGAACAACCCTACATTCAGCGTACTATCGCCTTAACTCGACAAGCATTTGATTTAGAAGCGATTGATGTTAAAACCTTCAATCCAAAAGGAACTTTGACTGAAGCTGATATCAAAGCTAATGACCTAACGATTCGCAATATTCGCTTGTGGGATGAACGACCGCTATTAGAAACTAACCGTCAATTGCAACAAATTCGACCTTACTATCGGTTCCCTGATGCTGATATAGATAGGTATACTCTGGAAACAGATATAACTCGACGAACTGCCCCCCAAAAGCCACCAGTACCAGAGCAGGAAACAGTTGAAACACAACGGCGACAAGTACTTATAGCTGCACGAGAACTTGACTACACTGCTGTACCACAAGAGGCTCAAACTTGGGTTAACCGTCATTTAATTTATACTCACGGTTTCGGGTTTACTGTTAGCCCAGTGAATACAGTCGGGGCGGGTGGACTACCAGAATACTTTGTCAAAGATATTAGCGGTGAAAATAGCACTCTAACAACTTCTAGTCCAGCGATTCGTGATAGTGTTCCCATTGGGCAACCACGAATTTATTATGGTGAAATTACTAATAATTATGTAGTTACTGGTACAAGAGTTAGAGAGCTAGACTATCCAAGCGGAAGTGACAATATATACAACAGTTATGAAGGAGTGGGTGGTGTACAAATTGGTTTGTGGTGGCGAAGATGGCTATTTGCTACATATTTAAGAGACTGGCGGATGGTACTGACGCGGGACTTTTCGCCAGAGACAAAGCTATTATTCCGGCGTAATATCAAGCAAAGAATTCAAGCGATCGCACCTTTTTTGCAATTTGACAGTGACCCTTATTTAGTTACTGCCAATGCTAATTCTAATAATAATCAAGAGTTTCCTGGGAATAAAAATTATCTTTACTGGATTATCGATGCTTATACAACAAGCGATCACTATCCCTACTCAGATACGGGTAGCGAAGGCATCAACTACATTCGTAACTCTGTCAAAGTAGTGGTTGATGCCTATCATGGCACTGTTAACTTTTATATCACTGATACTCGTGATCCAATAATTGCCACTTGGTCAGCAATATTTCCCCAAATGTTTAAACCGCTGAGTGCGATGGCGGTAAATCTCCAAAGCCATATCCGCTATCCGGTGGACTTCTTCAAAATTCAATCTGAGCGGTTGATGACTTACCACATGACTGATCCTCAAGTATTTTACAACCGGGAAGACCAATGGCAGATTCCTAACGAAATTTATGGCAGCGAAGCTCGTCCGGTAGAGCCATATTACTTAATTACCAGCCTTCCCACTGTACCCTATGTTGGCGCAGCCTCTCGTAGAGAAGAATTCCTTCTGTTTTTGCCCTACACTCCCAAACAACGGACTAATTTAATTGCTTGGTTAGCAGCGCGCTCGGATGGCAAAAACTACGGTAAGTTAGTGCTGTATACGTTTCCCAAAGAACGCCTGATTTATGGAACAGAACAAATAGAAGCGCGAATTAACCAAGACCCAGTAATTTCGCAGCAAATTTCTCTGTGGAATCGTCAAGGTTCTAGAGCAATTCAAGGCAATTTACTCGTAATTCCAATTGAGCAATCTTTACTATATGTCGAGCCAATCTATCTAGAAGCTACACAAAATAGCTTACCCACTCTGGTGCGAGTAGTCGTAGCTTATGAAAACCGAATCGTGATGACACAAACCTTAGAACAGGCATTGCAAGCAATCTTTAAACCAGAAGTCACACCAGCCCCTGCTATTATTCGTCCCTTCGAGGAAGCAGCTCCATCTGGTTAA
- a CDS encoding DUF1565 domain-containing protein, with translation MVSPLVIFNYLRVDVLLAKLNFLESVMLWVSRSSVLSFTLGIGVASVALLSTSFSSATAQLPDAPNQMPLGEKTISQVNALFVNPSVGDDNTGNGSDRAPLKTITQALRRANANTVIMLSPGNYTAETGEVFPLILKPSVSIQGNPSNKGKDITIQGGGGYLSRSFGGQNVTIVGAKQAGLTGVTVTNSNPRGYGLWIESSNPVVQENTFTGSTQDGISVNGDAAPTISKNYFYRNGANGITITGNSRAEVRENIFQQTGFGINIAQNAAPVIVGNQIQQNRSGIIVQANARPILRNNIIQTSKEDGLVAIAKAMPDLGSASEPGGNEFRDNARYDINASAAKQVISAPGNNFAINRINGKVDINGSTAQVAQNSQPASVSNGTLQEIAPNEEITFSASEISPTTNKRPLPLPSNSISQNNTAAPLNANLLPLVPANVRNSVPQSNQPQPTPRVAGFPVPRSLATRQTQATAQANITPQPANSSDMPQLNYVRIDPNTIEFTAPQPPANVAQTQVSTRGEQGQSLPILETPPPNNSEQQVEREINPPSTASLLPVPDRNLPNVPVPESSTTVAYSRDLPPVSTKQLGIRYRVVVPLVSDRDQDLVRSLAPGAFSTVWEGQRVMQAGVFSSEYNATQMLRTLTSKGLRAIMEPLN, from the coding sequence ATGGTTTCCCCTCTTGTGATTTTTAATTACCTTAGAGTAGATGTACTGTTAGCAAAGCTGAACTTTCTGGAATCAGTAATGCTTTGGGTTTCTCGTTCATCAGTATTATCTTTTACTTTAGGCATAGGAGTAGCAAGTGTAGCTTTGCTCAGTACAAGTTTCAGTAGCGCCACTGCTCAGCTCCCAGATGCACCAAATCAGATGCCTCTAGGTGAGAAAACAATCTCTCAGGTTAATGCACTGTTTGTCAACCCAAGTGTCGGAGATGACAATACAGGCAATGGCAGCGATCGCGCTCCCTTAAAAACCATTACGCAAGCACTGCGTAGAGCTAATGCCAATACTGTAATTATGCTCTCCCCAGGTAATTATACTGCCGAAACCGGAGAGGTATTCCCTTTAATACTAAAACCAAGTGTTTCTATTCAAGGAAACCCCAGCAACAAAGGCAAGGACATTACCATCCAAGGAGGCGGTGGCTACCTCAGCCGCAGCTTTGGTGGTCAAAACGTCACAATTGTCGGGGCTAAGCAAGCGGGATTGACTGGGGTAACAGTGACGAACTCCAATCCCCGTGGTTACGGATTGTGGATTGAATCTAGCAATCCGGTAGTGCAAGAAAATACCTTTACTGGCAGTACCCAAGATGGGATTTCCGTTAATGGTGACGCCGCCCCGACTATTAGCAAGAATTACTTTTATCGTAATGGAGCTAATGGAATCACAATTACTGGTAACTCTCGTGCCGAGGTGCGGGAAAATATCTTTCAACAAACAGGTTTTGGGATTAATATTGCCCAAAATGCTGCTCCAGTAATAGTAGGCAATCAAATACAACAAAATAGATCGGGAATTATAGTGCAAGCAAATGCCCGCCCGATTTTGCGAAATAATATTATTCAAACTAGTAAAGAAGATGGTTTAGTTGCGATCGCCAAAGCAATGCCAGATTTAGGTAGCGCATCTGAACCAGGGGGTAATGAATTTCGCGATAATGCTCGTTACGACATTAATGCCAGTGCTGCCAAGCAGGTGATTTCTGCTCCTGGCAATAACTTTGCTATTAATCGCATCAATGGCAAGGTAGATATCAACGGTAGTACAGCCCAAGTAGCCCAGAACTCTCAACCTGCTTCTGTCTCCAACGGAACTTTACAGGAAATAGCTCCTAATGAAGAAATTACCTTCTCTGCCTCAGAAATTTCTCCAACTACCAACAAACGCCCACTACCATTGCCTAGCAATAGCATTTCTCAAAATAACACTGCTGCACCATTAAACGCTAACCTGCTGCCATTAGTGCCAGCTAATGTTCGTAATTCCGTACCTCAATCAAACCAACCACAACCCACCCCTAGAGTTGCTGGTTTTCCTGTTCCTAGGAGCTTGGCAACTAGACAAACACAAGCTACTGCACAGGCAAACATAACACCTCAACCCGCAAACTCGTCTGATATGCCGCAGTTGAATTATGTGCGGATTGATCCCAACACGATTGAGTTTACAGCACCGCAGCCCCCAGCCAACGTAGCACAGACGCAAGTATCAACTAGAGGTGAGCAAGGGCAATCATTACCAATCCTAGAAACTCCTCCCCCAAACAACTCAGAACAGCAGGTTGAGAGAGAAATTAATCCTCCCTCAACAGCCTCACTTTTGCCAGTTCCCGATCGCAATCTCCCAAACGTGCCAGTTCCAGAAAGTTCTACAACTGTCGCCTATAGTAGAGATTTGCCGCCTGTTAGTACTAAACAGTTGGGCATCCGTTACCGTGTGGTAGTGCCATTGGTATCTGACAGAGACCAAGATTTAGTGCGATCGCTTGCCCCTGGTGCATTTTCCACAGTCTGGGAAGGTCAAAGAGTTATGCAAGCAGGAGTTTTTAGCAGTGAATATAATGCTACACAAATGCTCAGAACACTCACAAGCAAAGGTTTAAGAGCGATTATGGAGCCATTGAATTAA
- a CDS encoding Spy/CpxP family protein refolding chaperone: MKYKFNVKLLLGAVAIAIFTAACQSPSLNGANSPNNSTEDASSSAPAQTDTTPVSERTSGLNLTDAQKTQMKQIREQSQTKILALLSPEQQEEYKSATQGRDKTSWRALRSLNLSTEQKQQVRQILRDQRQQTQAILTPEQRAQIKQRRSSKQQDSSN; this comes from the coding sequence ATGAAGTATAAATTTAATGTGAAACTTCTCTTAGGTGCTGTTGCGATCGCAATCTTCACCGCGGCTTGTCAATCACCTTCGCTCAATGGTGCAAATTCTCCAAATAACTCTACTGAAGATGCATCAAGTTCTGCTCCAGCTCAGACGGATACAACTCCAGTCTCAGAGAGAACGTCAGGGCTTAATTTAACTGACGCGCAAAAAACCCAAATGAAACAGATAAGAGAGCAAAGTCAAACAAAAATACTTGCTCTGTTATCTCCTGAACAGCAAGAAGAATATAAATCTGCGACTCAGGGAAGAGATAAAACATCATGGAGAGCATTGCGATCGCTTAATCTTTCAACAGAACAAAAACAACAAGTTCGCCAAATTCTCCGAGATCAAAGACAACAAACTCAAGCAATTCTGACCCCAGAACAGCGAGCGCAAATTAAACAACGCCGTTCATCGAAACAGCAAGACTCATCCAATTAA
- a CDS encoding TerB family tellurite resistance protein has protein sequence MSNIKEVLPASEFLKKNLGISSAPLEAYLNYGYALLTIAGADGEVSEAELNWLLNHQRMAGAPEEAIEKYKTFEYKNADLENLLSKITVDVPTWSKSKSLLYHAIQMARADKDYSLEEQKAVKKAAKLLKVEDDIALALNRLIETEEAVTALRKALLQTEVLA, from the coding sequence ATGAGTAATATCAAAGAAGTACTGCCTGCTTCAGAATTTCTGAAAAAGAATTTAGGAATTTCCTCAGCTCCGCTTGAAGCATACCTCAACTACGGATATGCACTACTCACTATTGCTGGAGCCGATGGAGAGGTTTCAGAAGCCGAACTTAATTGGTTACTAAATCATCAGCGCATGGCTGGCGCTCCTGAAGAAGCAATAGAGAAATACAAAACATTTGAATACAAAAATGCTGACTTAGAAAATTTGCTGAGTAAGATTACAGTTGATGTTCCTACTTGGTCGAAATCAAAATCATTGCTGTATCATGCAATTCAAATGGCTCGTGCCGATAAGGATTACTCACTTGAAGAGCAAAAAGCGGTAAAAAAAGCAGCTAAACTGCTGAAAGTTGAAGATGATATTGCGCTTGCTCTCAATAGATTGATAGAAACAGAAGAAGCAGTAACTGCATTACGTAAAGCGTTACTACAAACTGAGGTTTTAGCTTAA
- a CDS encoding S-layer homology domain-containing protein: MVNSTLVATLYVNLVTGNDDNPGSRLSPFKSLTRALKATKPPAIIQLASGIYKATTGEVFPLIIPAGVTVVGNEAKKGAGIVITGSGEYQSPTFGTQKITLVLQGNASLLGVTVTNSVIKGTGVWIESAAPTLANNTFLNCAREGVFTTGNAKPAIRDNVFSQNASSGLMMARNSKGEVLRNVFQKNSLGIAISDFAAPLIANNKLSENRTAIALSRDARPVLRQNLIVKNTQGGLLVNGNAVPDLGNTQDPANNVFRDSGEFDLQNATSQKLVSVGNEVNPTQVKGLVEFIAATADIPSRVAVSTNFPDLDGHWATAFVEALVNKGLISGFPDGTFQPEAPITRAQYAALITKTFQLSTTNQQRTFTDIKPDFWAASAILNAANMGFISGFPDGTFRPGQNLTRIQAIVSIVNGLKLSGGNPNVLTVYRDRAQIPSYASNALAVATQKLLVVNYPQTEQLEPLRDITRAEVAALIYQALVASGKESAIISPYIVNPDVDIPSFTDLVGHWAEPFIRALVSMDLTHGFADGSYQPDKPMTRAQYAALVAVAFNPTPKRTAPDFTDVPKKFWAYNAIQIAASGGFVGGFSDRTYRPDQNVQRLQVLVSLVNGLGLSAVDSDALAGYSDQNAIPDYARTAVSTATQQKIVVNYPDPKLLAPSREATRAEVAAMVYQALVAIKRTPAIKSSYIADFN, translated from the coding sequence ATGGTGAACTCTACCCTCGTTGCCACACTCTATGTCAACCTCGTTACGGGGAATGATGACAATCCTGGTTCACGCTTGAGTCCTTTTAAAAGCCTCACCCGTGCCTTAAAAGCTACCAAACCGCCCGCGATTATTCAGCTAGCATCCGGGATTTACAAAGCCACTACTGGTGAAGTGTTTCCCCTAATCATCCCTGCTGGGGTGACGGTGGTGGGTAACGAAGCTAAAAAAGGTGCAGGAATTGTGATTACCGGAAGTGGTGAGTATCAGAGTCCTACTTTTGGTACACAAAAGATCACGTTAGTTTTGCAAGGGAATGCCAGTCTCTTGGGTGTGACTGTGACAAATTCTGTCATAAAAGGCACTGGTGTTTGGATTGAATCGGCTGCACCTACTTTGGCTAACAATACATTTTTAAACTGTGCGCGAGAAGGTGTATTTACAACAGGCAATGCCAAGCCTGCAATTCGGGATAATGTGTTTTCGCAAAACGCTTCTAGTGGTTTGATGATGGCACGTAATAGCAAAGGGGAAGTACTGCGGAACGTTTTTCAAAAGAATTCTTTGGGCATAGCAATCAGTGACTTTGCCGCTCCTTTGATTGCCAATAATAAACTATCAGAAAACCGGACGGCGATCGCTCTCTCGCGAGACGCCCGTCCTGTACTGCGTCAGAATCTTATTGTCAAAAATACGCAAGGTGGTCTATTAGTCAATGGAAATGCAGTCCCAGACTTGGGTAACACCCAAGATCCCGCCAACAATGTCTTTCGTGATAGTGGCGAATTTGATTTGCAAAATGCCACATCTCAAAAATTGGTTTCTGTAGGCAACGAAGTTAATCCTACTCAGGTCAAAGGGCTGGTAGAATTTATTGCAGCTACGGCAGATATTCCTAGTCGAGTAGCAGTTAGTACTAATTTTCCTGACCTAGATGGGCATTGGGCTACAGCTTTTGTAGAAGCATTGGTGAATAAAGGCTTGATTAGCGGCTTTCCTGATGGCACTTTTCAACCAGAAGCCCCAATTACCCGCGCTCAATATGCTGCTTTGATTACTAAGACTTTTCAACTCTCTACTACCAATCAACAGCGTACCTTTACGGATATTAAACCCGATTTTTGGGCAGCTTCAGCTATCTTGAATGCCGCAAATATGGGTTTTATCAGCGGCTTTCCCGATGGGACATTTCGACCGGGGCAGAATTTGACTAGAATTCAGGCAATAGTATCTATTGTGAATGGCTTAAAACTCAGTGGAGGTAATCCAAATGTATTAACTGTATATCGCGATCGCGCTCAAATTCCCAGTTATGCCAGCAATGCTCTAGCAGTTGCTACCCAAAAACTCCTAGTGGTAAATTATCCGCAAACAGAACAACTTGAACCACTGCGAGACATCACCCGCGCCGAGGTGGCGGCATTAATTTATCAAGCATTAGTCGCCAGTGGCAAGGAAAGTGCAATCATCTCCCCCTATATAGTGAATCCTGATGTTGATATTCCCTCGTTTACCGACCTTGTAGGACACTGGGCAGAACCCTTTATTCGGGCATTAGTGAGTATGGATTTAACTCATGGTTTTGCCGATGGCAGCTATCAGCCAGATAAACCGATGACTCGCGCCCAGTATGCGGCTTTAGTGGCGGTTGCTTTTAACCCCACTCCCAAGCGCACAGCCCCAGATTTTACGGATGTACCCAAGAAATTTTGGGCTTATAACGCCATCCAAATCGCCGCTAGCGGTGGCTTTGTCGGCGGATTTAGCGATCGCACTTACCGCCCCGATCAAAATGTGCAACGATTACAGGTGCTTGTCTCTCTAGTCAACGGGTTAGGACTATCAGCAGTTGATAGCGACGCTTTGGCAGGGTATAGCGATCAAAATGCCATTCCCGACTATGCCCGAACAGCCGTGTCCACTGCTACACAACAAAAAATTGTGGTCAATTATCCAGACCCCAAGCTGCTTGCACCTTCTCGCGAGGCAACACGCGCCGAAGTCGCGGCAATGGTTTATCAAGCATTAGTTGCCATTAAGCGAACACCTGCCATCAAATCATCCTATATAGCAGACTTCAATTAG